A genome region from Sphingobacteriaceae bacterium GW460-11-11-14-LB5 includes the following:
- a CDS encoding efflux transporter periplasmic adaptor subunit, with translation MKRVITIIIVVVVALGAIAYVLSNNKKKNEEKTAFIAKGGGAVAVRVAQVERKAVNLDFSANGNFIPKQELNFLSENAGRVTAIYVDEGDRVSKGQVLARVDAEIINTDRETAEANYQNAVRDEARYQSSFSTGGVTQQQLDQAKLATRNAKLRLQASQRRLSDANIKSPINGIVNKRYIEVGAFVNTQGTQLFELVDVSKLKLKVNVNESQVANLKIGDQIDIKSSVFPTDNFSGKVTFIAAKADATLNFPIEIEVENSQKNTLKAGMYGTAIFKFPKQAPSILIPRTSFVGSVSSNQVFVLDKANNTSKTRNVVAGRILGDNVEILDGLKEGETVITSGQINLTEGTAVSIVK, from the coding sequence ATGAAAAGAGTAATTACCATCATTATCGTAGTTGTTGTTGCCCTTGGTGCAATAGCTTATGTTTTAAGCAACAATAAAAAGAAGAACGAAGAAAAAACTGCTTTCATTGCTAAAGGTGGTGGCGCTGTTGCCGTTCGTGTTGCTCAAGTAGAGAGAAAAGCTGTGAATTTAGATTTCAGTGCAAACGGAAACTTTATTCCTAAACAAGAACTTAACTTCTTATCAGAAAATGCAGGTCGTGTTACGGCTATTTATGTTGATGAGGGTGACCGTGTAAGCAAAGGGCAGGTTTTAGCCCGTGTTGATGCCGAAATTATCAATACCGACAGAGAAACTGCTGAGGCTAACTACCAGAATGCAGTAAGAGATGAGGCCAGATACCAAAGCTCATTCTCAACTGGTGGTGTTACTCAACAACAGTTAGATCAGGCTAAACTGGCTACAAGAAATGCAAAACTTCGCTTACAGGCTTCGCAAAGAAGATTAAGTGATGCTAATATAAAATCACCTATTAACGGTATCGTAAACAAAAGATATATCGAAGTGGGTGCCTTTGTAAATACGCAGGGTACACAGTTATTCGAATTGGTTGATGTTTCTAAATTAAAACTAAAAGTAAATGTGAACGAATCGCAGGTGGCCAATCTTAAAATCGGCGATCAGATCGACATCAAATCTTCGGTTTTCCCAACGGATAATTTCTCCGGAAAAGTAACTTTCATCGCTGCCAAAGCCGATGCAACTTTAAACTTCCCGATCGAAATTGAAGTAGAGAACAGTCAAAAAAACACTTTAAAAGCCGGTATGTACGGAACTGCCATATTTAAATTCCCTAAACAGGCGCCAAGCATCCTTATTCCACGTACATCATTTGTAGGTAGTGTAAGCAGCAACCAGGTTTTTGTATTGGATAAAGCTAACAATACGTCTAAAACCCGCAATGTGGTAGCTGGCCGTATTTTAGGAGACAATGTTGAAATTCTTGATGGCTTAAAAGAAGGTGAAACTGTAATCACCAGCGGACAGATTAACTTAACTGAAGGTACTGCCGTTAGTATCGTAAAATAG
- a CDS encoding transporter, whose protein sequence is MLRVKMVKLMLILIIGSALPQLVVAQQQVTLKDALTYALQNNNKVRKAKLDIEGGRYKVEEVRAQALPQITGTVGLTYNPIIGQLVANFGGQTQAIKLGQNWNSSAGVQLSQQLFNQQVFTGLQAARSSEEYYNLTSQLTEEQIIELVANNYYQVLVNRQQLNVIDTNIKNVKIVEKIVSNQYKNGLARKIDVDRIMVNLTNLNTQREQVINAITQLENQLKFSMGMSVATQINLPATELTEVTTLPVFTDSIDLANRTEVKLLNNQDKLLSLQRKAYVAEYYPSLALTGNYTYSSQSDSFDFLKSNAAAIGYGASAVGLTLRVPIFNGFLTRSKIRQADVDIKKAKEDRRESVNALNLAYENAKIQLRNNLNTIKSQRKNADLAQEIYKSTQNNYNNGLASLTDLLDTENALTSAQNSYTQALLNYKIAEIQLIKSNGNIKSLVQ, encoded by the coding sequence ATGCTTAGAGTAAAAATGGTAAAATTAATGCTCATACTTATTATCGGCTCGGCTTTACCGCAGCTGGTAGTTGCTCAGCAGCAAGTTACCTTAAAAGATGCGCTAACCTATGCGCTCCAAAACAATAACAAGGTTCGTAAGGCGAAACTGGATATTGAAGGCGGAAGATACAAGGTTGAGGAAGTAAGGGCCCAGGCCTTGCCTCAAATTACAGGTACTGTCGGATTAACCTATAACCCAATTATTGGGCAATTGGTTGCCAATTTTGGTGGTCAAACACAGGCAATTAAATTAGGCCAGAACTGGAATTCATCTGCTGGTGTTCAGCTATCGCAACAATTGTTTAACCAACAGGTTTTTACAGGCTTGCAGGCAGCCAGATCAAGTGAGGAATATTATAACCTTACTTCGCAATTAACAGAAGAACAGATTATCGAACTGGTTGCCAATAATTATTATCAGGTTTTGGTAAACAGACAGCAACTTAACGTAATCGATACCAACATCAAAAATGTTAAGATTGTAGAGAAAATTGTTTCGAACCAATATAAAAATGGTTTAGCAAGAAAAATCGATGTCGACAGGATTATGGTAAACCTAACCAACCTGAACACCCAGCGCGAGCAGGTGATCAATGCCATTACCCAATTGGAAAATCAATTGAAATTTTCGATGGGGATGTCGGTTGCGACTCAAATTAACCTGCCTGCTACTGAGTTAACCGAAGTAACTACTTTGCCTGTATTTACCGATTCTATCGATCTGGCAAACCGAACAGAGGTTAAACTTTTAAACAATCAGGATAAACTGTTATCACTCCAAAGAAAAGCTTATGTAGCCGAGTATTATCCCTCACTGGCTTTAACCGGAAACTACACCTATTCGAGTCAGAGTGATAGCTTCGATTTCTTAAAATCGAATGCTGCTGCAATTGGATATGGTGCATCAGCGGTTGGTTTAACCCTAAGAGTGCCTATTTTTAATGGCTTTTTAACCCGCTCAAAAATCCGCCAGGCAGATGTTGATATTAAAAAGGCAAAAGAAGACAGAAGAGAATCTGTAAACGCTTTAAACCTGGCTTACGAAAATGCGAAGATCCAGCTAAGAAACAATTTAAACACCATTAAATCGCAGCGTAAAAATGCCGATTTAGCGCAGGAAATTTACAAAAGCACACAGAACAATTATAACAATGGCTTAGCTTCTTTAACCGATCTGCTGGATACAGAAAATGCACTTACATCGGCACAGAACAGCTATACACAGGCTTTATTGAATTACAAGATAGCCGAAATACAATTAATAAAATCAAACGGAAATATTAAATCGCTAGTACAATAG
- a CDS encoding TetR family transcriptional regulator, producing the protein MIVADKKREQIIDGAIKRFIHFGIGKTTMNDIAEDLSVSKPSLYYYFPDKKHLIIGVIERVFNDFFELIKKKYNPDQPLEDILFSTIEVRNTFFQKYYMLRITEGIPDLLNDDVIKGKLQALKSSEKDFFAEIFSQAKGKGEIEHDDTAHVAELYLESLMGLCTMCIMETGKDLFPDKKALNKMTLKQKNLTTIFVRGLRCSD; encoded by the coding sequence ATGATTGTAGCCGATAAAAAGAGAGAGCAAATTATTGATGGTGCTATAAAACGCTTTATCCATTTTGGTATTGGTAAAACCACAATGAACGATATAGCAGAAGACCTTTCTGTTTCCAAACCATCGCTTTATTATTATTTCCCGGATAAGAAGCATTTAATTATTGGAGTGATAGAAAGGGTATTTAACGACTTCTTTGAGTTGATCAAAAAGAAATATAATCCAGATCAGCCCTTAGAAGACATCCTTTTCAGTACGATAGAAGTGAGAAACACTTTCTTTCAAAAGTATTACATGTTAAGGATTACCGAAGGCATACCTGATTTATTGAACGACGATGTGATTAAAGGCAAGTTACAAGCCCTAAAAAGCTCAGAAAAAGATTTCTTCGCTGAGATTTTTAGCCAGGCAAAAGGAAAGGGAGAAATTGAGCACGATGATACTGCACATGTTGCAGAACTTTATCTGGAAAGTTTGATGGGCCTATGCACCATGTGTATTATGGAAACCGGAAAAGACCTTTTTCCCGATAAAAAAGCACTAAATAAAATGACACTGAAGCAAAAAAACCTCACCACCATATTTGTGAGGGGTTTAAGATGTTCAGACTGA
- a CDS encoding fatty acid hydroxylase: protein MINIFIVLLTIVSMECLSWFMHKYLFHGPLWSMHKSHHQKAKSFFEWNDLFAVLFAALSLFLMYIDRDHFGNRFFIGLGITLYGLIYFVVHDWFVHRRFKTFKSNNAYLQAVRKAHKIHHKNRGKEKGKAFGLLFVKRGLIKND from the coding sequence ATAATCAACATCTTTATTGTGCTGCTAACCATTGTTTCCATGGAGTGTTTGTCGTGGTTTATGCACAAGTATTTATTTCATGGCCCGCTATGGTCTATGCATAAAAGCCATCACCAGAAGGCAAAATCATTTTTCGAATGGAACGATTTGTTTGCTGTTCTGTTTGCAGCACTATCCTTATTCTTAATGTATATAGATCGTGATCATTTCGGTAATAGATTTTTTATTGGTTTAGGCATTACTTTATATGGCCTGATTTATTTCGTCGTACACGATTGGTTTGTACACCGAAGGTTTAAAACTTTTAAAAGTAATAACGCCTATTTGCAGGCGGTACGGAAAGCACATAAAATCCATCATAAAAACAGAGGTAAGGAAAAAGGAAAGGCTTTTGGGCTGCTGTTTGTAAAGAGAGGGTTAATAAAAAATGATTAA
- a CDS encoding UDP-N-acetylenolpyruvoylglucosamine reductase: MLQIQENISLKPYNSFGIDVKASYFAEISVEADLIKLFKQEIVKSQKLLVIGGGSNVLFTQDYDGLVVKISIKGIQSSAIDGKVLVTAGAGEVWNDFVNYCVAHHFAGVENLSLIPGTVGASPIQNIGAYGVELKDVFESCTAFEIKTGKIKTFSYADCHFGYRESIFKGELKGQYIITAVTFRLSAEAKINTSYGAIETELLNRGIERPNIADVSAAVSHIRVSKLPDPSTIGNAGSFFKNPVIEKYEFADIVAKHPDVVHYATADDKIKLAAGWLIEQCGWKGKVVGQTGTWKNQALVLVNHGQATGTEVYNFSEQIIDSVKSTFGVTLEREVNIL, translated from the coding sequence ATGCTTCAAATCCAGGAAAATATTTCGTTAAAACCCTATAATTCGTTTGGTATCGATGTTAAGGCCAGTTATTTCGCCGAAATAAGCGTTGAAGCAGATTTAATTAAATTGTTTAAGCAAGAGATCGTAAAATCTCAAAAACTTCTGGTTATTGGCGGGGGAAGTAATGTACTGTTTACTCAGGATTATGACGGGTTAGTTGTTAAAATCAGCATTAAGGGTATTCAGTCTAGCGCTATTGACGGTAAGGTTTTGGTAACAGCCGGCGCCGGTGAAGTATGGAACGATTTTGTGAACTATTGTGTTGCCCATCATTTTGCAGGTGTAGAAAACTTAAGCCTCATCCCTGGTACGGTTGGTGCATCACCCATACAGAATATTGGTGCTTATGGGGTAGAGCTTAAAGATGTTTTCGAAAGCTGTACTGCATTTGAGATCAAAACCGGAAAAATCAAAACCTTTAGTTATGCTGATTGCCACTTCGGTTACCGCGAAAGCATTTTCAAGGGTGAGCTAAAAGGTCAGTATATTATTACGGCAGTTACTTTCCGTTTGTCGGCAGAAGCAAAAATTAATACTTCCTATGGTGCAATTGAAACCGAGCTGCTAAACAGGGGAATCGAAAGGCCAAATATTGCCGATGTTTCTGCTGCGGTATCGCATATCCGCGTAAGCAAATTGCCCGATCCATCTACTATTGGTAATGCCGGCAGTTTTTTTAAAAATCCGGTAATCGAAAAATACGAATTTGCCGATATTGTGGCCAAACACCCCGATGTGGTACACTATGCTACAGCTGATGATAAAATTAAACTGGCAGCAGGCTGGTTAATTGAACAATGTGGCTGGAAAGGTAAAGTAGTGGGCCAAACCGGTACCTGGAAAAACCAGGCTTTGGTTTTAGTTAACCACGGACAGGCAACTGGCACAGAAGTGTACAATTTTTCTGAACAGATTATAGACAGTGTAAAGTCTACTTTTGGAGTCACTTTAGAAAGAGAAGTAAATATTCTGTGA
- a CDS encoding RNA polymerase subunit sigma: MTKFEFNHLVNHHSVSLRSYALNFTKDAEDANDLVQDTMLKAITYYNKFKEGTNLKGWLFTIMKNTFINNYRRLVKTNTLITQSEDISSANLSYSATKNQAESKFVLGDIDKALSQLPEEYYVPFIRYFEGYKYHEIADMLAIPIGTVKTRIHVARGILKKYLKTYSKEIATSEVA; the protein is encoded by the coding sequence ATGACAAAATTTGAATTCAATCATCTGGTTAATCATCACTCGGTATCGCTTAGATCTTATGCTTTAAATTTTACTAAAGACGCAGAAGACGCAAATGATTTGGTTCAGGATACCATGCTGAAAGCGATCACTTATTACAATAAGTTTAAAGAGGGTACGAATTTAAAAGGTTGGTTGTTTACCATCATGAAAAATACTTTCATTAATAACTATCGCCGACTGGTGAAAACCAATACTTTAATTACGCAGAGTGAGGATATTTCTTCTGCAAACCTTTCATATAGTGCAACTAAAAATCAGGCTGAAAGTAAATTTGTGCTGGGCGATATTGATAAAGCGCTTTCACAATTACCAGAAGAGTATTATGTGCCTTTTATCCGTTATTTTGAAGGGTATAAATATCACGAAATTGCAGATATGTTAGCTATTCCGATTGGAACCGTAAAAACGCGTATCCACGTAGCAAGAGGAATTCTTAAAAAATATCTAAAAACCTATTCTAAAGAAATTGCCACATCAGAAGTGGCTTAA
- a CDS encoding phytoene dehydrogenase — protein sequence MEKKPTVTIIGAGFAGLAAAALLAKDGCDVTVIEKNEMAGGRARSWQKDGFLFDMGPSWYWMPDVFENYYKLFGKTASDFYTLKRLSPSYRIYFGKKDTIDVPATLADLYALFEKLEPGSSKNLTYFLDQAKYKYDVGMNEYVFKPSHSVMEYFDPRLAISGIKLQLLGNMRKHVHHLFKNDRLRKLLEFPVLFLGATPQNTPALYSLMNYADLVLGTWYPMGGMHKIVAAMQQIAESEGVKFIFNTEVTKIEVTNNLAEYVITNKGNFKSDFVVGNADYHHIDQHLFDKPYRNYSEKYWDERTMAPSCLLFYVGLNKKLNNILHHNLFFDEDFDQHAEEIYTHPQWPSKPLFYVCCPSVTDKSVAPEGCENLFFLIPVAPDLKDSESKMEAYFNLLTDRFKNLTGNDIRDHILFKRSYAMNDFVADYHAFKGNAYGLANTLKQTAFLKPKMKSKVTNFLYTGQLTVPGPGVPPAIISGQVVAKEIKKKLKKA from the coding sequence ATGGAGAAAAAACCCACGGTTACCATTATCGGCGCTGGTTTTGCAGGTTTGGCTGCGGCAGCTTTATTGGCTAAAGATGGTTGCGATGTTACAGTTATCGAGAAAAATGAAATGGCTGGCGGCAGGGCCCGGAGCTGGCAAAAAGACGGTTTTCTTTTCGATATGGGCCCAAGTTGGTACTGGATGCCCGATGTGTTTGAAAACTATTACAAGCTTTTTGGCAAAACAGCTTCTGATTTTTATACACTAAAAAGGTTAAGTCCTTCTTACCGGATTTATTTTGGCAAAAAAGATACTATTGATGTTCCGGCAACATTAGCTGATTTATACGCTTTATTTGAAAAGCTGGAGCCAGGAAGCAGCAAAAACCTAACCTATTTTCTCGATCAGGCCAAATACAAATACGATGTGGGCATGAATGAATACGTTTTTAAACCCTCGCACAGCGTAATGGAATATTTCGACCCAAGGTTAGCCATAAGCGGTATTAAACTTCAACTTTTGGGCAATATGCGGAAACATGTGCACCATTTGTTCAAAAATGATCGCTTGAGAAAATTGTTAGAATTCCCGGTTCTGTTTTTAGGTGCCACGCCACAAAATACACCGGCTTTATACAGTTTGATGAACTACGCCGACCTTGTATTAGGCACCTGGTACCCCATGGGTGGTATGCACAAAATTGTAGCCGCCATGCAACAAATAGCTGAAAGCGAAGGCGTAAAATTTATTTTTAATACCGAAGTAACCAAAATTGAAGTAACAAACAACCTGGCAGAGTACGTAATTACGAATAAGGGAAATTTTAAAAGCGACTTTGTGGTCGGCAATGCCGATTATCACCATATCGATCAGCATCTTTTTGATAAACCTTACCGCAATTACAGCGAAAAATACTGGGACGAAAGAACCATGGCGCCTTCCTGCCTTTTGTTCTATGTGGGATTAAATAAAAAGCTGAACAACATATTACACCATAACTTATTTTTTGATGAAGATTTTGATCAACATGCTGAAGAAATCTACACCCATCCGCAATGGCCGTCAAAACCGCTATTTTATGTATGCTGTCCTTCGGTAACAGATAAAAGCGTAGCACCGGAAGGCTGCGAGAATCTTTTCTTTTTAATTCCGGTAGCACCTGATTTAAAAGATAGCGAAAGCAAAATGGAAGCATACTTCAATTTGTTAACCGATCGCTTTAAAAATTTAACCGGGAATGACATTCGTGACCACATTTTGTTTAAGCGCAGTTATGCCATGAACGATTTTGTAGCCGACTACCATGCTTTTAAAGGAAATGCGTATGGATTAGCAAACACTTTGAAACAAACTGCTTTTTTAAAACCTAAAATGAAAAGTAAGGTAACGAATTTTTTATACACCGGACAATTAACCGTTCCGGGGCCTGGTGTACCACCTGCAATCATCTCCGGGCAAGTGGTAGCAAAAGAAATAAAAAAAAAGTTAAAAAAAGCTTGA
- a CDS encoding cytochrome b5: MDLPSYTKQQLALRNGQDKPQIWVAYKGLIYDMTDSRLWRNGKHYEHWAGQDLTDELPDAPHTEAVFENFVPIAILVSPN, from the coding sequence ATGGATTTACCCAGCTATACCAAGCAGCAACTCGCCTTACGCAACGGCCAAGACAAACCTCAAATATGGGTGGCTTATAAAGGCTTGATCTACGATATGACCGATAGCAGGCTGTGGCGGAACGGTAAACATTATGAACACTGGGCCGGTCAGGATTTAACCGACGAACTACCCGATGCACCCCACACCGAAGCTGTTTTCGAAAATTTCGTACCGATAGCCATATTGGTTTCACCCAATTGA
- a CDS encoding sugar kinase — MSLIIIGTVAFDAIETPFGKTDKIVGGAATYASLAASYFYNKAKIVAVVGDDFHQSDIDTFTAHGIDTEGLQIKAGEKSFFWSGKYHNDMNSRDTLITELNVLENFDPIIPESYQDCEYLMLGNLTPQVQQTVIKRLKNRPKLIVMDTMNFWMDIMMDDLLETIKMVDVLTINDAEARQLSGEYSLVKAAKKILAMGPKYLIIKKGEHGALLFHEDQIFSAPALPLAEVFDPTGAGDTFAGGFIGYLAKVGTINFNNMKNAIIYGSALASFCVEKFGTEKLLNLTDEEVAARIQEFVSLSAFTIEV; from the coding sequence ATGAGCCTGATAATCATAGGTACTGTAGCTTTTGATGCTATTGAAACTCCTTTCGGAAAAACAGATAAAATTGTAGGTGGAGCGGCAACTTACGCCAGTTTAGCAGCTTCTTACTTTTATAATAAAGCAAAAATTGTAGCAGTAGTGGGTGATGATTTTCATCAATCAGACATCGACACCTTCACCGCACACGGTATTGATACCGAAGGACTACAGATTAAAGCAGGTGAAAAATCATTTTTCTGGTCGGGAAAATACCATAACGACATGAATAGCCGCGATACTTTAATTACAGAACTGAATGTATTGGAAAATTTCGACCCGATTATCCCGGAGAGCTATCAGGACTGCGAATACCTGATGTTAGGCAACCTAACCCCACAGGTGCAGCAAACGGTAATTAAACGCCTTAAAAACCGCCCGAAATTAATCGTAATGGATACCATGAACTTCTGGATGGACATTATGATGGATGATTTGTTGGAAACCATTAAAATGGTAGATGTATTAACCATTAACGATGCTGAAGCACGTCAGTTATCAGGCGAATACTCGTTGGTTAAAGCTGCTAAAAAAATCCTTGCAATGGGGCCTAAATACCTGATTATTAAAAAAGGCGAACATGGTGCATTGTTATTCCACGAAGACCAGATTTTCTCTGCTCCGGCTTTGCCTTTGGCAGAAGTATTTGATCCAACTGGCGCCGGCGATACTTTCGCAGGAGGTTTTATCGGTTATTTGGCTAAAGTGGGCACAATCAACTTCAATAACATGAAAAACGCCATCATTTATGGCTCAGCATTGGCTTCTTTCTGTGTAGAAAAATTCGGAACAGAGAAGTTATTAAATTTAACGGATGAAGAAGTTGCTGCAAGAATTCAGGAATTTGTAAGCTTAAGTGCTTTTACGATTGAAGTGTAA
- a CDS encoding cupin, producing the protein MNNTEIFPIGEPLSNDWFTGNAFLYPLVSKDKNNEFSAGSVTFEPGARTNWHIHPKGQVLIVIEGNGFYQEQGSRAQPIKKGDVVNIPENVIHWHGASATMKMVHIAITNFKDETQVTWLSPVSNEEYNEVVK; encoded by the coding sequence ATGAACAACACAGAAATATTCCCTATAGGTGAACCGTTATCCAATGATTGGTTTACCGGCAATGCTTTTTTATACCCATTAGTCAGCAAAGACAAGAACAATGAATTTTCGGCTGGAAGCGTAACCTTTGAACCTGGAGCAAGAACCAATTGGCATATCCACCCGAAGGGTCAGGTGCTGATAGTTATTGAAGGTAATGGTTTTTATCAGGAACAAGGCAGTAGGGCACAACCGATAAAGAAAGGTGACGTGGTAAATATTCCTGAAAATGTAATACATTGGCACGGTGCATCCGCTACAATGAAAATGGTTCACATTGCTATTACAAATTTCAAGGATGAGACACAGGTAACCTGGCTGAGTCCAGTATCCAACGAAGAATACAATGAAGTAGTTAAGTAA
- a CDS encoding sulfatase: MRNTENKILGLLFFIVYFFSCGVSLHAQQKPNIIYILVDDLGYGDLGVLFQKQKNKDLPALFSPHLDDMAASGAVLSQQYANAPVCAPSRASLLTGVNQGNAHVRDNQFDKALEHNHNIANVLKNAGYNTVAIGKWGLQGTNEKQKPDWPAHPLKRGFDNYFGYMRHSDGHEHYPLEGVYRGKKEVWANYQEVSNGLEKCYTTDLWTAKAKDYIINFEKDNTKKTPFFMFLAYDAPHAVLELPTQSYPSGGGLNGGLKWLGQQGKMINTASGIVDSYLHPDYANATYDDDKNPSTPNVPWPDTYKRYATAVRRLDDAVGDIRKLLSDLKIDDNTLIVFTSDNGPSIESYLPKPFVAYKPTFFESYGQFDGIKRDCWEGGVRMPALVTWPKHIPAGKVVNTPSMLSDWLPTFAEIAKTSIPARTTGVSLAPALTNQGKQTDGLVYVEYFEQGNTPNFEQFEPDHAGRKRNQMQMIRFGDLVGVRYDIKSADDNFEIYNVVKDPKEINNLAKQTGFNKLQAQMKAKVLQVRTPDSDAPRPYDNAPIPGIPLAKNAKYGLKWFFFDGNFPYIPSLDLAKANGKGEVKSLSVAKKNQTGLMVFKTFIKIPKNGVYSFKLAAQGKAFVKLHQINLLDADFDYKNGEMIQKSVTLEKGYHPITIYYLKDKNTKEKLEFQFKGSDGTWQNLGDQNCLY; encoded by the coding sequence ATGAGAAACACAGAAAACAAAATCCTGGGCTTGCTTTTTTTTATCGTTTATTTCTTTTCGTGCGGAGTTAGTCTGCATGCCCAGCAAAAACCCAATATCATTTATATTCTGGTAGACGATTTAGGTTATGGTGATTTAGGTGTATTATTCCAAAAACAAAAAAATAAAGATCTCCCGGCATTATTTTCACCACATTTGGATGACATGGCTGCCTCAGGTGCTGTGCTCAGTCAACAATATGCAAATGCACCGGTTTGCGCACCTTCAAGGGCATCATTGCTCACCGGGGTAAATCAAGGTAATGCCCATGTGAGAGATAATCAATTTGATAAAGCACTGGAGCATAATCATAACATCGCCAACGTGCTAAAAAATGCCGGGTACAACACCGTTGCCATTGGAAAGTGGGGCTTACAGGGAACCAACGAAAAGCAAAAACCAGACTGGCCTGCTCATCCGTTAAAAAGAGGCTTTGACAATTATTTTGGTTACATGCGACATTCAGATGGCCACGAACACTATCCACTGGAAGGAGTTTATAGAGGAAAAAAAGAGGTTTGGGCAAATTACCAGGAAGTTTCCAATGGATTAGAAAAGTGTTATACCACCGATTTGTGGACGGCAAAAGCCAAAGACTATATTATTAATTTTGAAAAGGATAATACAAAGAAAACTCCTTTTTTTATGTTCCTGGCATACGATGCACCACATGCAGTACTGGAGCTGCCAACGCAAAGTTACCCCAGTGGGGGTGGCCTTAACGGAGGCTTAAAATGGCTTGGCCAGCAAGGGAAAATGATTAATACCGCATCAGGCATAGTAGATAGTTACTTACATCCAGATTACGCCAATGCAACTTATGATGATGATAAAAATCCTAGCACACCAAATGTTCCATGGCCTGATACCTACAAAAGATATGCAACAGCAGTAAGACGATTGGATGATGCCGTTGGTGATATCAGAAAATTACTTTCAGACTTAAAAATTGATGATAATACCCTAATTGTTTTCACTTCTGATAATGGACCATCAATAGAATCATATTTACCAAAACCTTTTGTTGCATATAAACCAACTTTTTTCGAAAGCTACGGCCAGTTTGATGGCATAAAACGCGATTGTTGGGAAGGTGGTGTTCGCATGCCAGCCCTGGTTACCTGGCCCAAACATATCCCTGCCGGGAAAGTGGTCAACACACCATCCATGTTGTCTGATTGGCTGCCAACCTTTGCAGAAATAGCTAAAACATCAATTCCTGCGCGAACAACCGGTGTTTCATTAGCCCCGGCATTAACCAATCAGGGAAAACAGACCGATGGCCTGGTATATGTTGAATATTTTGAGCAGGGTAACACGCCAAATTTTGAGCAGTTCGAGCCTGATCATGCGGGCAGGAAACGAAACCAGATGCAAATGATCAGATTTGGAGATTTGGTTGGGGTACGGTATGATATTAAATCAGCAGATGACAATTTTGAAATTTATAACGTTGTTAAAGATCCAAAGGAAATAAACAATTTGGCCAAACAAACTGGCTTTAATAAGCTGCAGGCCCAAATGAAAGCCAAAGTACTTCAGGTTAGAACACCCGATTCGGATGCCCCGCGACCATATGATAACGCTCCTATTCCAGGCATACCCTTAGCTAAAAATGCAAAATATGGCTTGAAATGGTTCTTCTTTGATGGAAATTTCCCATATATACCATCACTAGATCTGGCAAAAGCCAATGGAAAGGGAGAAGTTAAATCACTGTCTGTGGCTAAAAAAAATCAAACAGGTCTGATGGTATTTAAAACTTTTATCAAAATTCCTAAAAACGGGGTTTATTCATTTAAACTGGCGGCACAGGGTAAGGCCTTTGTCAAACTTCATCAAATTAATTTATTGGATGCCGATTTTGATTATAAAAATGGAGAGATGATCCAGAAAAGCGTAACACTCGAAAAGGGCTATCATCCGATAACCATTTACTATTTAAAAGATAAAAACACGAAAGAAAAACTAGAATTTCAATTTAAAGGGTCAGATGGCACATGGCAAAATTTAGGAGACCAGAATTGCCTTTATTAA